A section of the Agrococcus sp. SGAir0287 genome encodes:
- a CDS encoding alpha-ketoacid dehydrogenase subunit beta yields the protein MSEQATPEAAAPATEQMPIAKALTAGMRAAMAADDSVVLLGEDIGPLGGVFRVTDGLQAEFGTARVIDTPLAESGIVGAAIGLAMRGYRPVCEIQFDGFVYPAFDQIVSQLAKLTARHAGAVSFPVVIRIPYGGHIGAVEHHQESPEAYFAHTSGLRVVSPSTANDAYWMIQQAIQGNDPVIFLEPKAKYWAKGEVDRSAPPGPLHRSVVARSGTDVTLVGHGAMVHVLLQAAQIAEGEGTSCEVVDLRSLSPIDFAPIVESAQRTGRVVVAQEAPGHVSVGSEVAATIHERAFYSLEAPVLRVSGFDAPFPPAALEAVYLPDADRVLDAVDRVLAY from the coding sequence ATGAGCGAGCAGGCGACCCCGGAGGCGGCCGCGCCCGCGACGGAGCAGATGCCGATCGCGAAGGCCCTCACCGCCGGCATGCGCGCCGCGATGGCCGCCGACGACTCGGTCGTGCTGCTCGGCGAGGACATCGGGCCGCTCGGCGGCGTCTTCCGCGTCACCGACGGGCTGCAGGCCGAGTTCGGCACCGCGCGCGTCATCGACACGCCGCTGGCCGAGTCGGGCATCGTCGGCGCAGCGATCGGCCTCGCGATGCGCGGCTACCGCCCGGTGTGCGAGATCCAGTTCGACGGCTTCGTCTACCCCGCGTTCGACCAGATCGTGTCGCAGCTGGCGAAGCTCACCGCTCGGCACGCGGGCGCCGTGTCGTTCCCCGTCGTCATCCGCATCCCCTACGGCGGGCACATCGGCGCGGTCGAGCACCACCAGGAGAGCCCGGAGGCGTACTTCGCGCACACCTCGGGCCTCAGGGTCGTGTCGCCGTCGACCGCGAACGACGCCTACTGGATGATCCAGCAGGCGATCCAGGGCAACGACCCCGTGATCTTCCTCGAGCCGAAGGCGAAGTACTGGGCGAAGGGCGAGGTCGATCGCTCGGCCCCTCCCGGCCCGCTGCACCGATCCGTCGTCGCGCGCTCCGGCACCGACGTGACGCTCGTCGGCCACGGCGCCATGGTGCACGTGCTGCTGCAGGCCGCGCAGATCGCGGAGGGCGAGGGCACGTCGTGCGAGGTCGTCGACCTGCGCTCGCTGTCGCCGATCGACTTCGCGCCCATCGTCGAGTCGGCGCAGCGCACCGGTCGCGTCGTCGTGGCGCAGGAGGCGCCCGGCCACGTGTCGGTGGGATCGGAGGTCGCCGCCACGATCCACGAGCGCGCCTTCTACTCGCTCGAGGCGCCCGTGCTGCGCGTGTCGGGATTCGATGCGCCCTTCCCGCCGGCAGCGCTCGAGGCCGTGTACCTGCCGGACGCGGATCGCGTGCTCGACGCGGTCGATCGCGTGCTGGCCTACTGA
- a CDS encoding thiamine pyrophosphate-dependent enzyme → MTVALADLDEPLRLLDADGALVHGAETERWHALADALTLEDRIAMQRAMVVTRAVDMEARNLQRQGRLGLWVPSVGQEGGQVGMAFAMRDQDTVFPSYREHVIAHVRGVEWMQIVDVFRGARHGGWDPAATRGCRIYSLVIATQSLHATGYAMGVTMDGAVGTGDVERDEAVLVCYGDGATSQGDASESLVFSSTFDAPLVTYVQDNKWAISVPSRVQSRTPLHLRARGFGHRAHWIDGNDPLIAFAVGRAELDAARAGSGPGYVVADTYRMGAHTTSDDPTRYRSSEEEAAWQRRDPIARLAAHLRAQGVEDALLRNIDEEAADTAADVRRRTLEASSPPSDVIFDHVYTDPHEPLAQQKLALAEFEATFGGDA, encoded by the coding sequence GTGACGGTGGCCCTCGCCGACCTCGACGAGCCGCTGCGGCTGCTCGACGCCGACGGCGCCCTCGTGCACGGCGCCGAGACCGAGCGCTGGCATGCCCTCGCCGACGCGCTGACGCTCGAGGACCGCATCGCGATGCAGCGCGCGATGGTCGTGACGCGCGCCGTCGACATGGAGGCGCGCAACCTGCAGCGGCAGGGGCGCCTGGGCTTGTGGGTCCCCTCCGTCGGACAGGAGGGCGGCCAGGTCGGCATGGCGTTCGCGATGCGCGACCAGGACACCGTCTTCCCGTCGTACCGCGAGCACGTCATCGCGCACGTGCGCGGCGTGGAGTGGATGCAGATCGTCGACGTCTTCCGCGGCGCGCGCCACGGCGGCTGGGATCCCGCGGCGACGCGCGGGTGCCGCATCTACTCCCTCGTCATCGCCACGCAGTCGCTGCACGCGACGGGCTACGCGATGGGCGTGACGATGGACGGCGCGGTCGGCACGGGCGACGTCGAGCGCGACGAGGCGGTGCTCGTCTGCTACGGCGACGGGGCGACGAGCCAGGGCGACGCCTCCGAGAGCCTCGTCTTCTCCTCGACGTTCGACGCGCCGCTCGTGACGTACGTGCAGGACAACAAGTGGGCGATCTCCGTGCCCTCGCGCGTGCAGTCGCGCACGCCGCTGCACCTGCGCGCCCGCGGGTTCGGCCATCGGGCCCACTGGATCGACGGCAACGATCCGCTCATCGCCTTCGCCGTCGGCCGCGCCGAGCTCGACGCCGCGCGCGCAGGCTCCGGCCCCGGGTACGTCGTCGCCGACACCTACCGGATGGGCGCCCACACGACGAGCGACGACCCGACGCGCTACCGCTCGAGCGAGGAGGAGGCGGCGTGGCAGCGCCGCGACCCCATCGCCCGCCTTGCGGCACACCTGCGCGCGCAGGGCGTGGAGGACGCGCTGCTGCGGAACATCGACGAGGAGGCCGCCGACACCGCCGCTGACGTGCGCCGCCGCACGCTGGAGGCGAGCAGCCCGCCCAGCGACGTGATCTTCGACCACGTCTACACGGATCCGCACGAGCCGCTCGCGCAGCAGAAGCTCGCGCTCGCGGAGTTCGAGGCGACGTTCGGAGGCGACGCATGA
- a CDS encoding histidinol-phosphate transaminase has protein sequence MPVRLRDAIMAIPAYKQGRPAPEGGFKLSSNENPFPPLPSVVDAIVEQASTVNRYPAAGAPSLVAALAAKHGVAPERILVSDGSVSAIMQLVTAVAGPGDEVVFAWRSFEAYPLLVQVSGATPIMVPLTETAEHDLPAMAAAITERTRAVFVCSPNNPTGPIVTQEQWDAFIAQVPSDVLVMLDEAYVEFVQAPTVDGLAAQAAHDNVVILRTFSKAYGLAGLRVGYAIGDPSIVAAATISGIPLSVTGLATAAALASLEAEGELFARVEQLAADRDALQQRLADAGTPVPHAHGNFIWVAARPDQAEAIAGILDDVRIVARQFPDGVRITIAEREAHDGIVEAVRRIRELA, from the coding sequence GTGCCGGTACGACTGCGTGACGCCATCATGGCCATCCCCGCCTACAAGCAAGGGCGGCCAGCTCCCGAGGGCGGATTCAAGCTCTCGAGCAACGAGAACCCCTTCCCGCCGCTGCCCTCGGTCGTCGATGCGATCGTCGAGCAGGCGTCGACCGTGAACCGCTATCCCGCCGCGGGCGCCCCGTCGCTCGTCGCCGCGCTCGCCGCGAAGCACGGCGTCGCGCCGGAGCGCATCCTCGTCTCCGACGGCTCGGTGTCGGCGATCATGCAGCTCGTCACCGCGGTCGCCGGGCCCGGCGACGAGGTCGTCTTCGCGTGGCGCTCGTTCGAGGCGTACCCGCTGCTCGTGCAGGTCTCGGGCGCGACGCCGATCATGGTGCCGCTCACCGAGACGGCCGAGCACGACCTGCCGGCCATGGCAGCCGCCATCACCGAGCGCACGCGTGCCGTCTTCGTCTGCAGCCCCAACAACCCCACGGGTCCGATCGTGACCCAGGAGCAGTGGGACGCCTTCATCGCGCAGGTGCCCTCCGACGTGCTCGTCATGCTCGACGAGGCATACGTCGAGTTCGTGCAGGCTCCGACGGTCGACGGCCTCGCGGCGCAGGCCGCCCACGACAACGTCGTGATCCTGCGCACGTTCTCGAAGGCGTACGGCCTCGCCGGCCTGCGCGTCGGCTACGCGATCGGCGATCCGTCGATCGTCGCCGCCGCCACCATCTCGGGCATCCCGCTGTCGGTCACGGGCCTCGCGACCGCCGCCGCGCTCGCGAGCCTCGAGGCCGAGGGCGAGCTCTTCGCCCGTGTCGAGCAGCTCGCAGCCGACCGCGACGCGCTGCAGCAGCGGCTCGCGGACGCCGGGACCCCCGTGCCGCACGCGCACGGCAACTTCATCTGGGTCGCCGCTCGCCCCGACCAGGCCGAGGCGATCGCCGGCATCCTCGACGACGTCCGCATCGTCGCGCGGCAGTTCCCCGACGGCGTGCGCATCACGATCGCCGAGCGCGAGGCGCACGACGGCATCGTCGAGGCCGTGCGTCGCATCCGGGAGCTCGCGTGA
- a CDS encoding phage holin family protein, which translates to MRFLLRIAGTALSIWVVTLIVPGIRVVPWAEGVWPEVGTLLLVAVVFGVINATIGNLIRIVAFPIYLLTLGIAALFVNALLLMCVHWLSEAVGFGLWIEGFWWGFLGAILISFGTWLVTVITRPLWRRERARDRD; encoded by the coding sequence ATGCGCTTCCTGCTGCGAATCGCCGGCACCGCCCTGTCGATCTGGGTCGTCACGCTCATCGTGCCCGGGATCCGGGTCGTGCCGTGGGCCGAGGGCGTCTGGCCGGAGGTCGGCACGCTGCTGCTCGTCGCCGTCGTGTTCGGCGTCATCAACGCCACGATCGGCAACCTCATCCGCATCGTCGCCTTCCCCATCTACCTCCTGACGCTCGGCATCGCTGCGCTGTTCGTGAACGCGCTGCTGCTCATGTGCGTGCACTGGCTGTCGGAGGCCGTCGGCTTCGGCCTGTGGATCGAGGGCTTCTGGTGGGGCTTCCTCGGCGCGATCCTCATCTCGTTCGGCACCTGGCTCGTCACCGTGATCACGCGGCCGCTGTGGCGGCGTGAGCGTGCGCGCGACCGCGACTGA